In Vibrio alginolyticus NBRC 15630 = ATCC 17749, one genomic interval encodes:
- a CDS encoding VWA domain-containing protein codes for MFDSLSWTQFFTQFHFIRPQWLLALVPMFFLVWLRWREESKPSWKDILPEHLRNALTIGERGWRKQLPLKLLMLIVFIAIVICAGPTWQRESSPFGEDKASMLVVLDNSDSMLQKDLPPSRLERSKQKIRDLLAARKGGKTGLVVFAGSAHVAMPITQDSKVFDPFLAAITPEIMPVQGKLAEKALPLIDQQLQGQPGSTVLLVSDGVNPATIEQYQAYFSGKPYQLLILAAGNADIVSNNPMDLDSLQKLASQTNGRLVEVTVDNSDIEQLNRYVERNMQLNGESSMPWKDMGYQLLFPIALIMMLWFRKGWLVQWCVIVMVSGTLLMPTSALAENISVKAEQPQVVQKVTAFDKVTQWWWDLWLTPDQQGQRLFNQQAYLEAAKHFVDPLRKGTAYYYASEFELAHSAFLEMQNDPSEEVRDYGLYNAASALARQREYLAARDLLKSLANKPTLSERLRPDVEHNLKVIGGIVEDINRMSESQAGTEQEASTELGDNPQTAEGADEKTSAELMIKETLSADDILGSQELADKWLKRVEADPKYFLNAKFQIQLRSIETGESTSTANENTEEAVQ; via the coding sequence ATGTTTGATTCTCTTAGTTGGACGCAATTCTTTACGCAGTTTCATTTTATTCGACCACAGTGGTTACTGGCTTTGGTCCCCATGTTTTTCTTGGTGTGGTTACGCTGGCGAGAAGAAAGCAAGCCAAGCTGGAAGGATATTCTGCCCGAACATTTACGCAATGCTTTGACGATAGGTGAGCGAGGCTGGCGTAAGCAACTGCCGCTTAAGCTCTTGATGCTGATTGTGTTCATCGCCATTGTGATTTGTGCAGGCCCAACGTGGCAACGTGAATCTTCCCCCTTTGGCGAAGATAAAGCCTCTATGCTTGTGGTGCTTGATAACAGTGACTCGATGCTGCAAAAAGATCTCCCACCAAGCCGCCTTGAGCGTTCCAAACAGAAAATACGCGATTTGCTAGCCGCGCGAAAAGGCGGAAAAACGGGTTTAGTCGTGTTCGCGGGCAGTGCTCATGTCGCGATGCCTATAACTCAAGACAGCAAAGTATTTGACCCGTTTTTGGCGGCCATTACGCCAGAAATTATGCCCGTGCAAGGTAAGCTTGCCGAAAAAGCATTGCCGTTAATTGACCAACAATTGCAAGGTCAACCAGGCTCCACTGTTCTGTTGGTGAGTGATGGCGTTAATCCAGCCACGATTGAGCAATACCAAGCGTATTTCTCGGGCAAACCTTATCAACTGTTAATTCTTGCGGCAGGGAATGCTGACATTGTGAGTAACAACCCAATGGATTTGGATTCTCTACAAAAACTGGCTAGTCAGACTAACGGTCGATTGGTGGAAGTGACCGTCGATAATAGTGATATCGAGCAACTGAATCGATACGTTGAGCGCAATATGCAGCTTAATGGCGAATCTTCAATGCCTTGGAAAGACATGGGGTATCAACTTCTGTTCCCAATCGCGCTGATCATGATGCTGTGGTTTAGAAAAGGGTGGTTAGTGCAGTGGTGCGTGATTGTAATGGTGAGCGGCACGTTATTGATGCCAACAAGTGCATTGGCCGAGAACATTTCAGTTAAAGCCGAGCAGCCACAAGTTGTGCAAAAAGTGACGGCTTTCGACAAGGTGACGCAATGGTGGTGGGATTTGTGGCTAACGCCAGATCAACAAGGACAGCGTTTGTTCAACCAACAAGCGTATTTAGAAGCCGCGAAACACTTTGTCGATCCATTACGCAAAGGGACGGCGTACTACTACGCTAGCGAGTTTGAACTCGCCCACAGTGCGTTTTTGGAAATGCAAAACGACCCGTCCGAAGAGGTTCGAGATTACGGTCTTTATAATGCGGCGAGTGCATTGGCGCGTCAGCGTGAATATTTGGCTGCACGTGACTTGTTAAAATCCCTAGCCAACAAGCCAACATTAAGCGAGAGGCTAAGACCGGATGTTGAGCATAACTTGAAAGTGATTGGTGGTATTGTAGAGGACATCAACCGGATGAGTGAGAGTCAGGCAGGAACGGAGCAAGAAGCATCAACCGAGCTAGGCGATAACCCTCAAACCGCAGAAGGGGCGGATGAAAAAACGTCAGCGGAGTTGATGATTAAAGAGACGTTAAGTGCAGACGACATCTTAGGTAGCCAAGAATTAGCCGACAAATGGTTAAAGCGAGTCGAAGCGGATCCTAAATACTTCTTAAATGCGAAGTTTCAGATTCAATTGCGTTCAATAGAAACCGGAGAATCAACTTCTACTGCGAACGAAAATACAGAGGAGGCGGTGCAATGA